In the Anastrepha obliqua isolate idAnaObli1 chromosome 1, idAnaObli1_1.0, whole genome shotgun sequence genome, one interval contains:
- the LOC129236026 gene encoding lysine-specific demethylase 6B-like, with protein sequence MHEEDGELGIGGNEHEEEEEDGGLYSQTFPFYQQPVALQRMQFAHSASATSVSSMSSTTTTPPPPPPPQPSVASVQPLKQQQQNQPATAQTLTSLASSATAVNIYQEQALQQHAHQPQQQHQQKLRPEQMTSATAANGNFNINVNASAATAAAYKRQEQKLRRLRELHSLALEGGDTARGYCSCDEQWTSSSPPISDSPTLSSNEGHEKTSDGSEANETIQAAAATTIITKATAKPTSAETTAAMTAERRVTGNAYKQINVTTGRGRLAVGGNDGGHSRTRQQQKHNNSTIDGVGNIWTGTRANEVAKAAAAVVAAKAAGAGVSTAAMAGAVRGESRPMPAARLKQQHHVRFSDEKNFSD encoded by the coding sequence ATGCACGAAGAAGATGGCGAGCTGGGAATTGGAGGAAACGAGcacgaagaagaggaagaagacgGAGGCCTATACTCACAAACCTTTCCCTTCTACCAGCAACCGGTAGCACTGCAACGCATGCAATTTGCGCATTCGGCATCAGCTACATCCGTATCATCAATGTCATCGACAACAAcgacaccaccaccaccgccaccacctCAACCGTCAGTAGCATCAGTACAACCAttaaagcaacaacagcaaaaccaACCAGCAACAGCTCAGACCCTAACCTCACTAGCATCATCAGCAACAGCCGTAAATATATACCAAGAACAAGCCCTTCAACAGCACGCACACCAgccgcaacaacaacaccaacaaaaatTACGACCAGAACAAATGACTTCCGCAACCGCTGCCAACGGCAACTTCAACATCAACGTCAACGCCTCAGCAGCTACAGCTGCAGCTTATAAGCGACAAGAACAAAAGTTGCGAAGATTACGCGAACTGCACTCGCTCGCCTTGGAGGGGGGCGACACGGCACGCGGTTATTGCTCCTGCGATGAGCAATGGACCTCATCATCGCCGCCCATATCCGACTCGCCGACACTCTCCAGCAATGAAGGACACGAAAAGACATCCGACGGAAGTGAAGCCAATGAAACAAtacaagcagcagcagcaacaacaataataacaaaggCGACAGCAAAACCAACATCTGCcgaaacaacagcagcaatgaCGGCCGAACGGCGAGTGACAGGAAACGCGTACAAGCAAATAAACGTGACAACAGGACGTGGCCGGTTGGCCGTCGGCGGTAATGATGGCGGTCACAGCCGGACgagacaacaacaaaagcacaaCAATAGCACTATTGATGGTGTTGGCAACATTTGGACGGGCACGCGAGCAAATGAGGTCGCCAAGGCAGCGGCCGCCGTGGTGGCAGCAAAGGCAGCTGGAGCAGGAGTTTCGACAGCAGCAATGGCGGGCGCGGTGAGGGGTGAAAGCAGGCCAATGCCGGCAGCGCGCCTCAAGCAACAACATCATGTGCGCTTTTCGGACGAGAAGAATTTCTCCGATTAG